The region GAATGCATAACCGCATAAACAGATGTGCTAAGACGGCCGACAATCCCTACGGCTTCACAGGCGAAAGCCAGCTCACCGAGGCGGACAACCTGATTTTCCTCCTCGCCCGCTATTACGCCCCCGCCCTCGGCCGATTCCTCTCCCGCGACCCGATTCTGACCCCGGTCCGGCTTCAGGGTTATGTCGGCTGGCTGCTGCCCTATCTGAATCTGGATGAATCTCCCCAAGCCCTCCATCCGTATTTGTACGGAAGAAACAATCCGGTAAACAACGTTGACCCACCCGGCTTGAAAACGAAAAAATCAGAATGCGATAAATGGCGGCAAACACCCAAGCCGAAGGGGCTATGCGGTACGACAGACTTGATTGCTCAATGCATGAAATGCTGTGCCGAGACCTTCTCAAAAAGAATACTCGGCAGATCGTGGCCTAATACTTGGCCGGGTTGGTTTGCATGGTATGGAGCGTGTCGAAATACTTGTGCATCATCAGAGGGAAAACTTGGCCCCAGCCTCCCGGGGCCGGGGAAAACAATTCCGCAAAAACCTCGACTCGAAAAGGAGCAAAGCAAGGAGATATGAATCACCTTAGGAGAATTGGAATGTCCTGCCTGATAGCAGGCATAATCGGCGGAATAACCGTTTTTCTTCTCATCCCGTTGTTTTTAGCAATCACTTTGCCTCTTCTGGTTCGACTTGAAGGTCAGGCTTATTTATGGGCTGTCTCGATTTTAGAGATAGTCATTATAATAATTGTTTACTCATCGGGATTGTTCATCCTTTTGAAATCTCTTAAAAACAACAAACAGCTGACAGTCTTCTTTTTGGCGTTATTTGTAAATACGGCTTTGATAGTGCAAAAATATCAGCAGGGGTTGCACATTCAGTTTATGCTGGAACTCATTATCGAAGTATTGCTGATATGCATCCTCTCCCTGATTTGCTGTTTTCAATACCGGGCAAAAACAGAAATGACGCCGAAACAATAAAGCCGGCTTATCACCGGTTTCATTTTTGCAGAAACGGATAATGCAGACAGAATAGAGGCGGTTTATACCTACGGAAATGGCCTGATTTCGATGAATCGCTCGGGCGTCAATGCGTATTATCACTATGACGGGCTGGGGGTCGGTGCGGCAGCTGACGGATAAGAAAAGGACAAAAAATGTCGCAGTCAAAGCTGCTCTCCATTGGGTTCGGACTGCTGGTGTTGATTGGGGCGGGTGCGATTCTGTATCCCCTAATGCAGGCGGAGCAAATTCTTCGCTGGGAGAAAGAGTGCGTCAAACTGCTGTACGATATCCATAGAGCTTTGCTGAAATATTCATCAGACAACGACGGAAAATTGCCTCCGCTGCTTTCGCATCTCTATTCTCAGTATATAGATGACAGGCGTGTTCAGGAGCAAGTGCTGTTTTTCTCGGAACAGCAAGCGGCTATGATTTATTGGTATCCGGAAAAGCTGGGCAATCCGGAAGCTCCTGTTGTACAAATTATCTTTAAACCGGGCCGCGAAGCTTCCTATGCGCGGAAAGATTTCATTCTGTGGAGCGATGGGACAGTCAGCTTACGCCGCAGAAAATAAGTTCGCAGACAACTTTTCTCCGGGGACGGCGGCAATCCCTGCGGTTCTTGCTGAAACGAAATAAAATAATTCGGGGATTTGTCGTCCTGAATTCATGCGGGCGACCAGAATCGAACTGGCGTATCCAGCTTGGGAAGCTGGTGTTCTGCCACTGAACTACGCCCGCTAAAACCTATGCTCAAAAGACTTTACAACCCTTACCGACTCTGAGCAGGAGTCGTTTTCGTTCCATCAGCCCTGACCTATAAGACAACCGAGAAATTTTGTCAAGAAAATTCCGGCCGCTAACTGAAAAGGGCCTCCACAAACTCCTGCGGGTCGAATTCGGCAATATCCTCCGGCGTTTCCCCCAGCCCGACAAACTTCACCGGAATATTCAGCATATCTTTGATGGCAATTACGATTCCCCCCCGAGCCGTTCCGTCCAGTTTCGCCAAAAAAATCCCCGTCACATCAATCGCCTGGGTAAACATCCTGGCCTGCTGAATGGCATTTTGCCCCGTCGTGGCATCCACCACCAACAGCACCTCGTGCGGTGCACCGGGGATATGTTTGGAAACGACGTTTCGAATCTTGGTCAATTCCTCCATCAAATGCTTCTGCGTAT is a window of Anaerohalosphaeraceae bacterium DNA encoding:
- a CDS encoding RHS repeat-associated core domain-containing protein; protein product: MHNRINRCAKTADNPYGFTGESQLTEADNLIFLLARYYAPALGRFLSRDPILTPVRLQGYVGWLLPYLNLDESPQALHPYLYGRNNPVNNVDPPGLKTKKSECDKWRQTPKPKGLCGTTDLIAQCMKCCAETFSKRILGRSWPNTWPGWFAWYGACRNTCASSEGKLGPSLPGPGKTIPQKPRLEKEQSKEI